The Pseudofrankia sp. DC12 region AATGAAGAGTCCCGGTAGCGGCTGGCGTGCGGGCGGCTTAGCGAGACTGGCCGTTCGGATGCACCTGGTTGAGGCCCGGGCCGAGGGCGCTGTGCAGGTGAGGGCCGTCGAAGCCGAGCTTGTATATCGCGGGCGTGGGCATCGACAGCCAGAAGGCGCAGTCGATCGAAAGACCCAGGGCGAGGAGCCCGCGGGCGATCCAGGTGCCGTGCGTCGCGGCCAGGATCGTCGTCGTGGACGAAACGGACGCCACAAGATCACGAACGGCGTTCCCTGCGCGGTGGGTGAGATCGGTGAGCGTCTCGCCCGCGCCAATGGCGAGATCGGGCTGATTCCAGCGCTGCTCGTAGTGGGCCTGCCAGCCCGGGGTCGGGTCCAGGCCTGACCGCCACTCGCGCAGATCGTCACGGTGACATATGGGCAGGCCCAGGGCCTGTGCGGTCGGTTCGATGGTCTGGATCGCGCGAAGGTACGGGCTGGACACGACCTGCGAGACGCCGAAGCCAACGAGGGGCGCCGCAAGGGCGACCGCCTGTTCATGACCCGCCTTGGTGAGCGGCCGATGGTGCTCGTCGGGACCATCGAGGGTCGGTGTGACGGACACGGCGTGACGGACCAAGACCAGGACGACCACAGGAGAGATCATGCGTCACGCCGCTCGCTACGTAGGCGAGAACGGGGCTGGATCTGACTCTCGCCGCTGGGCTGACCTGATGGGCCGGGGCCCTCGGGCCGAGGCGCGGCGGTCCTCCGGGGCTGTTGGAGTGCTGCGGTTACCGGCCTGTTCGCTCGGGTCGCGCGCGCAACCGTCGAAGTCGATCTCTCCCCGTCCGCAGTGCCAGTAGCGAGTCGCTATCATAATTCGTTCTGACGGGTCCTTGGATACGAGGCCACGACCGAGTCGACGAGGTACTACGGGTGACTAATTTTCGCGTCGCGGTGTTCGCTTCGCACACGGGCACCAACCTGCGGGCGCTGCACCATGCCTCCCTTGAAAGTGATGCGGCGTTCTGCATTTCCTTGGTGGTGAGCAACAACCGGGAGTCTGGGGCTCTCGCCTACGCGCAAGCCTGTTCCATACCTTTCGCGCACATGTCCGGAGTGACGCATCCCGATCCGGTCCAGCTTGACGCTGCGATGTGCTCGCTCCTGGACGGTCATGAGATCAATTTGATTGTTACGGCTGGCTATATGAAGAAGATCGGCCCGCGCACGCTGGAGTCCTACGCCGGTCAGATCATCAACGTGCACCCGTCCCTGCTCCCGCGATACGGTGGGAAAGGTATGTTCGGCCGCGCGGTGCATGAGGCTGTGCTGGCGTCGGGTGATCACGTGTCTGGCGTTTCGGTCCACGTCGTCACGGCGGAGTACGACGAAGGCCCGGTCATCGGGCGTCGGATAGTCGCCGTCGAGCTGGATGACACCGTGGAGATGCTCTCACAGCGAGTCCTCAGGGCCGAGCACCTCCTCCTTCCCGAAGTAGTACAGGACCTCGCCGTGCGTGCGGCCGGCCAATGGAGAGCTGACGGTACCAAGAGGTCGCGTACGTGATCGTTCCATTCCTCCGTGATCCGCTTTTCCCGGGGCACGGAGTTCGGTTGAGGGACCTGGCATCAGACGTCGATCTCAGGCTTGTTGGCCCCAGCACGCTCGATGACCCGGTACACCGTGGCCCGGGACACCTCGAACAACTCGGCCAGGTCGGCGATCGAGTGCTCTCCAGCGGTGTGCAGCTTGACCAGGTGCGCCTGGCGGGGCGGGGACAGCTTCGGCGCGCGGCCCTTGAGCTTGCCCTTGGCCCGGGCGATCGCCATGCCCTCCCGGGTCCGCATGCGCAGCAGGTCGACCTCGAACTCGGCGAAGGTGGCCAGGATGTTGAAGAACAGCTTGCCCATGGGGTCGGTCGGGTCGTACACCATGGTGCCGAGCTGCAGCCGTACCCGCCGGGCGGCGAGGGAGTCCCCGATGTCGCGGGCATCGGGGACGGAGCGGGCCAGCCGGTCGAGTTTGGGCACCACGAGCGTGTCGCCACCGCGGACGGCCGCGAGGCCTGGTCCAGGCCGGGCCGGGCGCGGGTGGTGCCGGTCATCCCACGGTCGAGGTAGATGCGGTCCTCGGCGACGCCGAGGTCGAGCAGTGCCGCTCGCTGTGCGGCGAGGTCCTGCTTGTCGGTGGAGCAGCGGGCGTAGCCGATCAGGGTCGCGGTCACGTCCCGGGAGCGTACGGATAGCCACCGACATTTGAGACGGCCAGCGGACGGGCTATCTGAGACGCGCTCGGCGATCGAGGCGGCGCGTTGACCTCGGACGATCCTGGCCACGACCGGCGCCGCGATCCGGGCCGAGCACTGTCCGGTTGGGGATCCCCTTACGGACACTCAAGATCTCTTCGCCTGCCCCCTGGTGCCTACTCGGCGCGCTGTCCGACTCGCAGGACGCTCAGGTAACGGCGTGGCGCCCGGTTGCCCATCCGCGTGCGGATGCGTTCGGCGATGGCGTCGAGAAGGGGCTCGCGGACGTCGTGGTCGAGCTTTCGGTAGATCGAGGTCGTGCGGAGAAGATTGGCGAAGCCGGGCCCCGTCGAACCACTGAACGGTCGGGTACCAGCGCACGGTCGTGGGGCCGAACAGGCTGCCGGGATCCTCGGCCAGTCCCCATCCCTCGTCCGTGGTAGGCACGTCGTCCTCCAGCGGCGGATGACCCCAGTCGGGATTCCCGGGAGAGAACCGCTGGTGCAGATCGGCGGTCTCGGCGTACACCTCCGGTTCTCCCGGTCTGCGGACGACGACGTTGCCGAGCAGCGCCATCCAGCCTCCAGGACGGAGCGCGTCGTGCGCTCGCTGCCAGCCGATCGACGGGTCGACCCAGTGCCACGACGACGCGGCCACGAGCACGTCGAAGCATCGACCGCGGTCGTCCCACTCCTCGAACGTGGACGTCTCGACGGTGACGTCGCGGAAGGTGGCGACCCGATCGCGAGCGAGCGCGGCCATCTCCACGCCCGGCTCGACGGCGGTCACCGAGCATCTGAGCGCTGCCAGCGACCGTGTCGCCTGACCGGTACCGCAGCCCACCTCAAGCACCGACGACCCCGCGTCCATGCCGGTGATGGTGACGAGGTCCGCGAACAACTCGTCGGGGTATCTCGGCCGAACCCGGTCGTAGAGCTCCGGCACCTCGTTGAACACCCGACCGAGGTTCCGTCGATTCGAGCCTGCCATCGCACCATCCTGCCGTCACCTTTACCGACGCCCGGAATCCTGGAGAAAGTCGTCAAGACCTGCGGATTTGCTTGCTACGCCTGATCTTCGCGGGGTCGGGCGGAGCTCATTCTGATCTTGATGTTGTTCTCGCCGTGCCGAACGACGTCATGGAAGCCGAGTCGCTGGTAGAGGGCGTGCGCTTGCTGGTTGACGGCCAGGACGTCGAGGGTGACGGGGTGGCCGCGGCGAGCGGCCTCGTCGAGGAGGTCCTGGACGGCGCAGGTGTGGTCGGCCGTGTCGAGCTGCCCTGGATGGCGGATGCCTGCGGCATCTCCTACGACTCCCTGGCCTGGGCTGGCATCCCGCCGGCAGCGGGACAGACTGGCAAGCTGGGTCAGGTGGCGCCGGTTCGCGCCGCAGTGGCCGCCAGCGTGGTGTAGGGCATGGTGAAGCCGCCCCCGGTCCTGTCGATGGCGGCCCCGACGCAGTCCAGCACTTCGGCCAGCTTGTCCGGCGAGAGCTGGGTGAGGGCGCCGGTGGCGGGCAGATGGTCCAGCCACTCGTCGCGGGTGTAGGACTGCTCCCAGTCGAATCGCCACTGCTCCGGCTCGCCGAACCCGCCTGCCTGTCGGATGCCGTCGGCGGCCTTGGCGAACATCGCCTGGTAGATGTCCGCGGCGGTCCTAGTCGGCTGGTCACGGCCCGTTGGCCGGAGGTTCAACGGTGAGTCGGGCGCCACCCGCCGGTAGACGGCGGTGAACGCTTCTTGTATCTCGGGCGGGGCGTCGAACGCGTGCCCGAACACCGCCAGCCGGCCGCCGGGCCGCAGGACCCGCGCCGCCTTGGCCGCGCCCGCGACCGGGTCCACCCAGTGCCATGCCTGTCCGGAGACGGCCGCGTCGAACAGGCGGCCAGCCGGGTCCCACGCTTCGAAGGTGGCGACCTCGACCTCGACCCCGGTCCGCCGGGCAAACTCGGCCATCCGCGCGTCGGGGTCGACGCCGAGCACCCTGCAGCCGGCCGCCTGGAACTGCCGGGCCGCTATGCCGGTGCCGCAGCCGACGTCGAGGGCGTCGAGGCCGGGGCTGGTGGCGACGATCCGCTCCACCAGCGCGTCGGGATAGCGGGGCCGGGCCCGGTCGTAACGCTCGGGGTCCACGCCGAACGACTCGGCCATCTGTCGGTGTTGATGAGGCTCCTGCTCGGGAGGACGTGATGGCTCCCGCGATAGTGTGGGCACACGCCCACTCTAGTGGGCGTGTGCCCACTAAGGTATCGGGTGAGGGTTACCCGGGTACGGAGGACGCCCGGTGCCAACAGGGGTGCACATCCGCGACGCTCGCCAGCAGCTGTTCGACGCCGCCGAGCGCGTCCTGCTGCGGGATGGGCCGAGCGCGTTGACCAGCCGGGCGATCACCACCGAGGCGGGTGTCGCCAAGGGAGTCCTGCACCGGCATTTCGCCGACTTCGACGCCTTCCTCGTCGAGCTCGCGCAGGACCGCGTCGCCCGGATCGAGGCCCAGGCCGCCGCTCTGCGCCAGTCCGCCGGGACTGGCACCGTCGCCGGCAACCTCACCCGCGCTCTGATGGACCTGTTCGACTCGGTCGCTGTCGCGATCGTCGGCCTCGTCATCTGCCGGGACGAACTGCGCCTCCGGCTGCGCAAGGCCAGGTCCTCCCCTGACATCCCGGTCTTGGCCGAGGCCAGCGTCATGATCGCCTCCTATCTCGCCGACGAGTGCGAACTGGGCCGCATCGCGGCCGACGTCGACGCCGACTCGCTCGCACTCTCGCTGATCGGGGCCGGACATTTGCTGTTCGCGGGCCGGCAGGGCGCCCCACCGGGCTCTGGAGCTGTCGACAAGGTCGTGACCACGGTCATCGCCGATGTCATGCGACGACGGCTGCGGTAAGCAGCCCGCCAGCACGCCGCCTGACGCAAGGTGTTAAGGAAGTTCTCGCGAACGGTCCTCCTGAGAATCGCTCGCCGGACCGCCCTGGGAGCGGATGCGCGGTAACGCAAGGCGGCAACCCCAGCCCGGCCAGCATCTACCGGGCGCTGGCCGGGCACGCCGAGCGCGAGGCGTACCCGGAGGCGATCGACCAGGCCCGCGCTGACGCTATGCGGGCCGCCGGCCCCAGGCGATGGCCGTCGCGAAGGCGAGGTCGAAGAAGGCCGGGTCCGCCAGGAGCTCCAACGCCTCGTCGAGAGTGTCGTCCGAGACGAGGTCGAACTCACGGATGCGCGTACGCAGCCGCGTCAGGGTCAGCGACCAGCACAGCGCCGAGGCGTTGGCGCCGCCCGTGGTCGGGAGATGAACAGTCGTCCCGACATCGACGAGGTTCCGGTCGACCAGCGGGCCGGGGAATCGGCGTGCCCACGTGGAGTCGGTGCCGATCGTCTTCGCGAGCACCTGGTCGATCGCGCCCATGGCCCGGCCGAACTGGGGGTGCGGTGAGGAGCCGAGCGGGAAACCGGCGATCGACTCGATCACGATCAAGCCGCCTGGCCTCAGCCAGCTCGCCAGGCGGTCCAGGACCCCTTCCCGCTCGGGGAGGTGCTCCAGGACGAAACGTGCGTGGATGAGGTCGAACGGCGCCGCGTCCGGCGCCGGGTCGCGGGTGATGTCGTGCCGCAGAACCGTCAGGTGCGGAACTGTGAGGTCGGTCAGGTGGCCGGTGTCGATATCGGTCGCGACGACCTGGCCTGCGGCAGCGACCCTCTCGGCTAGCCAGACCGCGATCGACCCGCTGCCGGCACCGACCTCCAGGCAGCGCCAGCCGGCGGCGACGCCAAGCTCGTCGAGGACGCGGACGCTCGTCGGGTCGCAGACCGTGGCCATGGCGCCGAGCCGGGCCCGCTCTGCCGCCTCCGGGCCACCAAGCACATCGTCCGTGTACCGGAGCTCCTGCTGGCCAGACACCGATCAGACCCTAGCCTTTCCGACACCCGAGGCCAGGAGCCCTGACCCGGGACGTCTGTTCCTCGAGGGCCTTGACCGGCCCCGGTGGCGGGCAGGGGCAGCGCGGTGGTCGGGTTCGTCAGCGGCCTCACCGGGCGGCTGCAAGTCCGATCAGTTCCGGGACCGGTTGGTCGCCGCTACTGGCCCGTGCCGCGCAGCATGACCTGCTGCACGCGGCCTTCACCGCCGAGGGGCACCGCAGCTATGACCTTGCCGCCCGGTCCGCCTTTACCTTCCGGTTCCTGGACTCGGGCGAGGCGGAGGCGGACATTCTGGAGGCGACCCAGCGCGCTGAAGCCGCCGCAGAAGCGTGGCTGACCGCGCGCGGCTACGGCTACAAGAACCTCAGGTCCCAGGCTGCGGCCGCGCCCCCGACCGCAGTAGGGCGCTGTCGTCGAGGAGCTGCTCGGCCGGGAGGACCTCGGGCCGCGGGAGCGGGTGCTGCTGTGGCAGGGGGGCCGCGTGTGGATTGACGACGTACGTGGATTGACGACGTACTCGGATCCGCGGGCGAGACGGGCCTGCGCCGTGAGCGGGCCGCGGGGGTCAGCCTCCGGTCGTCGACCCGGGCTGGACGATCATGAGAACGGCGACGGCGGCCCAGAGCAGGTTGAAGATCCCGGTCGTCATCGCCAGCCGGGCTGCCTGCTTCGCGGCCGAGACCGGGTCCGTCGGGGCCGGCCGGGCCTGCGTCACGAGGGTGGCCGTTCCCGACTGGCCTGTCGCGACCGGGGCGGCTTCGGTCGTCGCGGGGGCGCCGTTCGTGGTCAGCGCGGTGAGCGCGCGGTTCTGGCCGGGCAGGACGACTCCGGCGAGCAGCCCCGCCGCGGCGGCGGTGAGCACGATCGAGACGATCAGCCAGGCCTGGCCGAAGACGTGGAGCGGGCCGGCGAGCGCGAGGCCGAAGAACGGCACCGCGATCGCGGCCAGCGTGTAGACCTGGCAGATCCGGTGCAGCGTCCGGGCGACCGTCAGCGGTGCGCTCTCCCCCGGGCTGTCCGCCGCGCCGGCGGCGAGCCGCAGGTGACGCGGGAACATGCTCGCCGCGACGGCAACCGGGCCGATCGTGAGGATGACGGCGAGCACATGCAGGCAAAGGAGGAACTTGTTCACGACTGGGGTCTCTCCGGCTTCGTCGACGGTCACTGCCGCGCGTCCTGGCACTTGGTCGTGCCTGGGGCGTCGGGCCCGCGTACGACCGCGAAGGCCCGCATCCCTGACGCTAACCATCGCATCCCGTCCGGCGCAGGGGCCGGACGGGCCTACGCCGCCGGATTTCCGCCACACGGGAGCCGGCGATCAAGACGACCGGCGGGTCGGCCCAGGCGAGGTGGTGCCCCCCCACGTGGAAAATCCGGTGAGCGGCGGGGGTTGTGGTCGTAGGCTGCTGGGCATGAGCTGGCGACATTGATCCAGTACTGATCCCAAGGGAAGCTCGCGGGCCTATGCCCCGGGTTACGACGCCCAGGTGGCGAGTCCGGCCAGTAGGCAGGCCAGGCCACGCTCGAACCGTTCGTCGGCGTCCAGGTCCGTGGCCTCGCGCACCATTCGCTCCAGGTGTGGGTAGCTGCCGCTGTTCAGAGCCTCTTGCAGGTATGGGGCCACGGAGGCGCGCCATTGCTCTTCGGTGAGCCCGGAACGCCGCTGGGTCCGCGTCTCGGCCAACTCTCTTGCGGCTGCACCCAGTACATACGCCAAGACGGTCTCTACGGCACTGCTCGCGGTGGTCGGGTCGTCCTCATAGCCAGCCGCCGCTCCAAGGGCCCGTTCGTGGTGAACCAAGGCATTGGGGCCGATGGCCGGGCGTCCAGCCAGTTCAGCACCCAGCCATGGATGGGTTTTGAGCATGGCGCGCCGGTTGCGGGCCACAGCGGCCAGGTCCGCGCGCCAATCGCCCGACGCTTCCGGCGGCACATGCCGGCCGAGGACCTCATCGACCATGCGATCGAGCAGCTCGTCACGGCTGTCGAGCACGCGGTAGAAAGAGGCCGTGCCCGACCGGAGCGTGGTGGCCACACGGCGTAGGGAGACCGCGTCGAGACCCTCCCGATCGGCCAGGGCGACCGCGGCCGCGACGATCTCCGGCAGGTCGGGCGCGCTCCCCCGCCGCGGCGGGGGCTCCTGGCTCCAGACGACCATGGCTACAGTGTATCCGTTCTGGCTACACTGTAGCCATGGAGATCCCGACGCTACTCAGCGCCTACTTCGCGGCCATTGACGACAAGTGCCTCGATGCCGAGGTGATCGCGGCGACGTTCCTGCCGGACGGCCGAGTGGTACGGCCCGACGGGGTCGCGCTCGCCGGCCGGGCCGAGATCCTCGCCGAGCAGAACGAGAGCTTCGCGCGCTTCCGGGCCACTCACCACATGCTCACCGACCACATCGTCACCCGGTCCGGGGACGCCGCTCAGGTACGGGCGAACATGCAGGCCATGCACCTTTGGAACGACGCCGGCAACTCGGCCGAGCTGCAGACCCACTTCGTGGCCGGTGGCGTCCTCCAGGCCAGCGCCAAGCTGACCCCGGACGGCTGGCGGCTCAGCGAACTGACCATGCGCCCGGCCTGGCGTACCGGCGCCACCACCCGCATGTTCCTGCCCGCCCACCGGTGAGGAGCCGGGGAACCACACTGGTGCCCGAAGCATCGTGGAGATGACTGCGGACCTTCATGCACACGACTTCGGGCATCGACACAGCGCGAGGCGCCGCGCCCCCGCCCAGGACGGTCAGACCTCGGCGACCGCCTGGGCGAACTGGGCCTGGTAGAGGCGCGCGTAGGCGCCGCCGGCGGCGAGCAGCTCGTGGTGGGAGCCCTGCTCGACGATCGAGCCGTGCTCCATCACGAGGATCGTGTCGGCGTCCCGGATCGTCGAGAGCCGGTGGGCGATGACGAACGCGGTCCGCCCGGAGCGCAGCTGCGCCATGGCCCGTTGGATGAGGACCTCGGTGCGGGTGTCGACCGAGCTGGTCGCCTCGTCGAGGATCAGGATCTGCGGGTCGGCGAGGAACGCCCGCGCGATCGTGATCAGCTGCCGTTCGCCGCCGGACACGCCGGTGCCCTCGTCCTCCAGGACCGTGTCGTAGCCGTTCGGCAGCAGCCGCACGAACCGGTCGACGTGGGCGGCCTTCGCGGCCTCGACGACCTGTTCGCGGGTCGCCCCCTGGACGCCGTAGGCGATGTTGTCCGCGATGGTGCCGCCGAACAGCCAGGTGTCCTGCAGCACCATCCCGGTTGTCGCCCGCAGCTCGTCGCGGGTCATCGTCGCGATGTCGACGCCGTCGAGGGTGATCCGCCCGCTGGTGGGCTCGTAGAACCGCATCAGCAGGTTGATCAGGGTGGTCTTCCCGGCGCCGGTCGGGCCGACGACCGCGACCGTGTCGCCGGGGTCGGCGACCAGGGACAGGTCCTCGATCAGCGGCTTGTCGGGCTCGTAGCGGAACGCGACGTGCTCGAACGCGACCCGGCCGCGCAGCTGCTCCGGCCGTGCCGGGACCTCGGGGTCTGGGGCCTGCTCGTCGGTGTCGAGCAGCTCGAACACCCGCTCGGCGGATGCCACCCCGGACTGGACCAGGTTCGCCATCGAGGCGACCTGGGTCAGTGGCTGGGAGAACTGCCGGGAGTACTGGATGAACGCCTGCACCGAGCCGATCGAGAGGTCCCCGGAGGCGACCCGCAGGCCGCCGATGACCGCGACGAACACGAAGTTCAGGTTCCCGATGAACATCATCGCGGGCTGCATCAGGCCGGCGAGGGCCTGAGCGCGCCAGCTGGCCTCGTAGAGCTTCTGGTTCTGCTCGGCGAACGTCGCCGCGGCCTCGTCCTGGCGGCCGAAGAGCCGGACGAGGGAGTGCCCGGTGTACATCTCCTCGATGTGGGCGCCGAGCCGGCCGGTGGTGCGCCACTGGTTGACGAAATGCGGCTGGGAGAGCTTGCCGACCCGGGCGGCGACGAGCATCGACAGCGGGACGGTGACCAGCGCGATCAGCGCGAGCAGCCAGGAGATCCAGAACATCATCGACAGCACGCCGATGATCAGCAGGATGGACTGGATCAGCTGCGAGAGTGACTGCTGGACGCTCTGGCCGAGGTTGTCGATGTCGTTGGTGACCCGGGAGAGCACCTCGCCGCGCTGGGCCCGGTCGAAGTACCGCAGCGGCAGCCGGGTGATCTTCGCCTGGACCTCGGTGCGCAGGTCGGACAGGACCCGCTGCAGCGCGGCGTTGATGAGCCGGGCCTGCACGATGTTGCAGACGAGGGCGAGCAGGTAGACGGCCAGGACGATGGCCAGGACCCGGCCGATCGCGTCGAAGTCCATCCCGTGGCCGGGGCGGACGTTCAGCGACGACAGCAGGTCGGCCTGGGTGCCGTGGCCCTGGGCGCGCAGCTGCGCGACGGCCTGCGCCTTGCCGACCCCGGCGGGGATGTGCTTGGACAGCAGGCCGGTGAGGACGAGGTCCGTCGCGTGGCCGAGCAGCCGGGGACCGGACACGTTGAGGGCGACCCCGAGGGCGGTGAGGATGACGGCGGGGACGACCAGGTGGCGCTGCGGGCGCAGCAGGCCGAGCAGGCGGCGGGTCGAGGACCTGAAGTCGCTGGGCTTCTCGACGCTGCCGCCCTGCATCATCATCCGGGCCATCGGCGGCCCGCCCATCGGTGCCCGCTGCGCCGGCGCGCCGCCCGGCCGGCCGTTCGGGCTGGTCATGCGGCCGCCTCCTGTTCGGTGAGCTGGGACAGCACGATCTCCCGGTAGGTCTCGTTGTCGGTCATCAGTTCGTGGTGGGTGCCGACGCCGACGATCTGGCCGGCGTCCAAAACGATGATCTGGTCGGCGTCGCGGATCGTCGCGACCCGCTGGGCGACAATCACCACGGTCGCGGCGGCGGTCTCCCGGGCGAGTGCCGCGCGCAGTGCCGCGTCGGTGGCGTAGTCCAGCGCCGAGAAGGAGTCGTCGAACAGGTAGACCTCTGGGCGGCGTACCAGCGCGCGGGCGACCGCGAGGCGCTGGCGCTGCCCGCCGGAGACGTTCGTGCCGCCCTGGGAGATCGGGGTCGCGAGCCCGTCGGGCATCGCCTCGACGAAGCCCTTCGCCTGCGCGGTCTCCAGCGCGCGCCACAGCTCGTCGTCGGTGGCGCCCGGGTCGCCGTAGCGCAGGTTGGACGCGACCGTGCCGGAGAACAGGTACGGCTTCTGCGGGACGAGGGCGACGACCTTCGCGAGCAGCTTCGGGTCGAGGTCCCGGACGTCGACGCCGTCGACGAGCACCGTTCCCTCGGTGACGTCCGAGAGCCGGGGGATCAGCGACATCAGGGTCGACTTGCCCGCGCCGGTCGACCCGATGATCGCGGTGACCTGGCCGGGGCGGGCGGTGAGGCTGACGTCGCGCAGCACGGCGGCCTCGGCGCCCGGGTAGCGGAACCCGACACCGCGCAGCTCCAGCTCGCCGTGGCGGGCGAGCTCGGTGACCGGGTTCTCCGGTGCCAGCAGCGTCGTCTCGGTGTCGAGGACCTCGCAGATCCGCTCGGCGCACACCGCGGCGCGGGGGATCATGACGAACATGAACGTCGCCATCATCACCGACATGAGGATCTGCATCAGGTAGGACAGGAAGGCGGTCAGCGCGCCGATCTGCATGCCGCCGGAGTCGATCCGGTGCGCGCCGAACCAGATCACCGCGATCGAGGAGATGTTCACCGCGGCGAACACCAGCGGGAACATCAGCGCCATCAGCCTGCCGTAGCGCATCGAGGTGTCGGTCAGCTCGGCGTTCGCGACGGCGAAGCGGTCCCGCTCGTGGGTGTCGCGGACGAACGCGCGGATCACCCGCAGGCCGTGCAGCTGCTCGCGCAGCACCCGGTTGACCAGGTCGAGCCGCTCCTGCATCGCCCGGCCCAGCGGGTGCATCCGCCGGATGATCAGGCTGATGACGACACCGAGGAGCGGGACGACGGCGACCAGGAGCAGCGACAGCCTGGCGTCCTGGTTGATCGCCAGGATGATCCCGCCGATGCACATGAACGGCGCCGAGATCATCATGGTGCCGGACAGCAGGGCGAGCATCTGGACCTGCTGGACGTCGTTGGTCGCCCTGGTGATCAGCGACGGGGCGCCGAAGTGGCTGACCTCGCGGGCGGAGAACGACTGCACCCGGTCGAACACCGAGCGGCGGACGTCGCGGCCGAAGGCCATCGCCGTGCGGGCGCTGAAGAACGCGGCACCGCACGCGCAGACGACCTGCCCGAAGGTGAGCGCGAGCATGATGCCGCCGGTGGACACGATGTAGCCGGTGTCCCCCGCGACGACGCCGTGGTCGATCAGATCGGCGTTCAGGGTCGGCAGGTAGAGCATCACGAAGGTCGCGGCCAGCTGGAGCACGACGAGCGCCGCGATCTGCCCGCGGTAGGGCCCGAGGTGGGCCCGCAGAATTCGGATCAGCATGCGGCGGCGATCCCTCTCGGCGGCGATCCGGAAAGGTGGGGCACGGGTTGTGCTGGGCCGGGCGACGGCGGCCGCGCGGCGGCGGCCGTCGCTGTGACCGGTGGCAACGCTGCCACACGGCTACGACAGCCCTGGGCCGGACGGCGCCGGTCCCGCGGTGTCTCGCCGTCGGCGTATGGGGACACTACGAGCTCAACTCCACTTCAGGTCAACGTGTTTTCTGGCCGAGCCGTGGGCTCAGCGGGTCGGTGGGCGTGGGCGGGGCGGCGTCAGCCGGGCGCGGGCCGCCTCGCGGTCGACGCCGAGCTGGGTCAGCAGCGCGGCGGCGGGGTCGGGTGGCTGCCGCTCGAGCAGGGCCGCGAGCACCAGTTCGGGGGTGACGCGGCCGGGGGGCGCGGCGCTGATCGAGCGGGACAGCACGGCGCGGGCGCCGGAGCTCAGCGCGGCCCGCAGCCGGGCGACCTGTTCGGGGCTCGGCGGGTGTTGGTGCACGCCGAACAGCTGGCCGTCGGCGGCGGGCCCGGGTGCCGGGGGCTCCCACGGGTCGCCGGGGGCCAGGCACGGACCGCCGGTCGGGATCGCCAACTCGGGGCTCACGTCGATCCCGAGCACCGCGAGCGCCTCCCGGTCGAGGGCCGCGAGCGCGCCGCGGGCGTCGGCGAGGTCCACGGCCAGCGCGCGGGCCGCGTCGGTGTCCGGGTGGCGCAGCACCCCGAGCAGCAGGTGCTCGGTGCCGATCCGCCGGTCGCCGCGCAGCCGGGCCTCGGCGACAGCCGAGCCGATCACCTCGCGGGCGCCGGGTCCGAACCTCGGCTGCACTCCCCCCGTCCCCCCGTGCTCGACCCGGGCACCGTCAGCCGGCGGACCGCCCGTGCTTGGCGTGCGCGGACTGGCGGGACACCCCGAGGGCGTCGCCGATCTGTTCCCACGACCAGCCGCAGTCGCGGGCCGCGACGACGGCGACGGCCTCGACCTGCTCCGCCAGCCGGTGCAGCGCGCCGACCGCCCGCAGTCCCAGCGCCGGGTCCTGCGTCCGGACCCGGTCCAGAAGGCCGTCTCCCCCGTCACCGACGTCCAGGACCGACGTCCCTGGCTGTGTCGTCCACGGCTGTCAGTTTGAACTGACAGCCGTGGTACTGTCCAGCCCGGCGGCGGGGTCCTTGCCGTCAGGTGAGAGGCGGGAGAACACTCGGGCCATGCCCCTCGGACCTGTCCCGGCCGCTGGCCCCGCCGGCCCGCAGTGGCCGCGTTCCCCCACCCAGGACCGGGCGC contains the following coding sequences:
- a CDS encoding ABC transporter ATP-binding protein, producing MTSPNGRPGGAPAQRAPMGGPPMARMMMQGGSVEKPSDFRSSTRRLLGLLRPQRHLVVPAVILTALGVALNVSGPRLLGHATDLVLTGLLSKHIPAGVGKAQAVAQLRAQGHGTQADLLSSLNVRPGHGMDFDAIGRVLAIVLAVYLLALVCNIVQARLINAALQRVLSDLRTEVQAKITRLPLRYFDRAQRGEVLSRVTNDIDNLGQSVQQSLSQLIQSILLIIGVLSMMFWISWLLALIALVTVPLSMLVAARVGKLSQPHFVNQWRTTGRLGAHIEEMYTGHSLVRLFGRQDEAAATFAEQNQKLYEASWRAQALAGLMQPAMMFIGNLNFVFVAVIGGLRVASGDLSIGSVQAFIQYSRQFSQPLTQVASMANLVQSGVASAERVFELLDTDEQAPDPEVPARPEQLRGRVAFEHVAFRYEPDKPLIEDLSLVADPGDTVAVVGPTGAGKTTLINLLMRFYEPTSGRITLDGVDIATMTRDELRATTGMVLQDTWLFGGTIADNIAYGVQGATREQVVEAAKAAHVDRFVRLLPNGYDTVLEDEGTGVSGGERQLITIARAFLADPQILILDEATSSVDTRTEVLIQRAMAQLRSGRTAFVIAHRLSTIRDADTILVMEHGSIVEQGSHHELLAAGGAYARLYQAQFAQAVAEV
- a CDS encoding Clp protease N-terminal domain-containing protein, with product MQPRFGPGAREVIGSAVAEARLRGDRRIGTEHLLLGVLRHPDTDAARALAVDLADARGALAALDREALAVLGIDVSPELAIPTGGPCLAPGDPWEPPAPGPAADGQLFGVHQHPPSPEQVARLRAALSSGARAVLSRSISAAPPGRVTPELVLAALLERQPPDPAAALLTQLGVDREAARARLTPPRPRPPTR
- a CDS encoding nuclear transport factor 2 family protein, with translation MEIPTLLSAYFAAIDDKCLDAEVIAATFLPDGRVVRPDGVALAGRAEILAEQNESFARFRATHHMLTDHIVTRSGDAAQVRANMQAMHLWNDAGNSAELQTHFVAGGVLQASAKLTPDGWRLSELTMRPAWRTGATTRMFLPAHR
- a CDS encoding ABC transporter ATP-binding protein, which translates into the protein MLIRILRAHLGPYRGQIAALVVLQLAATFVMLYLPTLNADLIDHGVVAGDTGYIVSTGGIMLALTFGQVVCACGAAFFSARTAMAFGRDVRRSVFDRVQSFSAREVSHFGAPSLITRATNDVQQVQMLALLSGTMMISAPFMCIGGIILAINQDARLSLLLVAVVPLLGVVISLIIRRMHPLGRAMQERLDLVNRVLREQLHGLRVIRAFVRDTHERDRFAVANAELTDTSMRYGRLMALMFPLVFAAVNISSIAVIWFGAHRIDSGGMQIGALTAFLSYLMQILMSVMMATFMFVMIPRAAVCAERICEVLDTETTLLAPENPVTELARHGELELRGVGFRYPGAEAAVLRDVSLTARPGQVTAIIGSTGAGKSTLMSLIPRLSDVTEGTVLVDGVDVRDLDPKLLAKVVALVPQKPYLFSGTVASNLRYGDPGATDDELWRALETAQAKGFVEAMPDGLATPISQGGTNVSGGQRQRLAVARALVRRPEVYLFDDSFSALDYATDAALRAALARETAAATVVIVAQRVATIRDADQIIVLDAGQIVGVGTHHELMTDNETYREIVLSQLTEQEAAA
- a CDS encoding helix-turn-helix domain-containing protein, yielding MDVGDGGDGLLDRVRTQDPALGLRAVGALHRLAEQVEAVAVVAARDCGWSWEQIGDALGVSRQSAHAKHGRSAG